The Heliangelus exortis chromosome 10, bHelExo1.hap1, whole genome shotgun sequence genome includes a window with the following:
- the ZNF638 gene encoding zinc finger protein 638 isoform X9 → MFSPRGTLPQRPRGPNPSGTKPPGSFPGGGAGGLQRKPASGTPQGAPPRFSGQDSFQWTGSQRINVRVTLHRADPRQVKEKTNLHQEQKGEPRPSCWDANPRPAVTSGQKPPAPARGSEQNPPSQNRYTPESASSILASFGLSNEDLEELSRYPDEQLTPENMPLILREIRMRKMGHSSARAQAPGRAEEALGGGASGAGVKSKVIDYGHASKYGYTEDPLEVHGYSPKVLPAEPLEPRVYNPEAPGGEKREDFQREQNVSIAVPSSGVSQCNPVFPVEELIKPTGFQSDSSSTPPFFPAEAPGKVSGLCVAPAGLTVVTSIAQPAVPPVMPPPMVPPVSQPAVLPVMPPPMVPPVSQPAVPPVMPPMMPPVSQPAMPPVMPPVLPPVSQPAVPPVMPPMMPPMITPLAPMLAPVMLTFVQQSMTQHVMPPITQPPFTPELLVSVSQHERLQQEAGSSQPTPPSAPGTGQKPFQPKAEGPIKSPFGIVKASWLPAFLQPDSQKTKRLPTPSMMNDYYATSPRIFPHMCSLCNIECTHMKDWILHQNTSSHIESCRQLRQQYPDWNPETHSSKRNAADRKENQTPKRRSSSASPSPRRSRFSSYGPRRSRSRSRSPGRFRPRPRSRSPRPVRRLSLRHRSRSPQRSRNPLRTNPRPQRSSSHDWSSRRPSRSQDRKSALEAVVKSLGPGFVAEFNKHRSLQAAGQGSSGSGRSSPSHGSSGKKPGSTKKPLKTSGSVKASKKEGSGSSSPETDDSSQNKEAEENEEDPTGTSGPRPAPYNRLLRRELLSCGTVLQISDLPDDGFSDQDIKKIVQPFGKVSDFLVLRSKNMALLEMNYKEAVIAAVKYGKTTPVLINGKRVKISVAEKPKPAPAQAKVSIKKKTPTIKKVAPSTKKDKKTTTTKTTKSITAAKSVDAELQISTETEMEMEETKVSDPKSVAEGDSAPEPGKTEEAEPQGVTSPTPLPEKLAEVPEAAACGVDECKEPFTEPEAPVATLKSEEPPEPANQEPDDVCVVVVSNLPEKGYSVEEVSNLAKPFGGPRDVLILSSHKKAYMEINRKSADSMVKFYTCFPMSVDGNQLCISLLPQYQTIKDEEAIFTAIIKDSDPQVNTETLHNQFVHLGNLPADGYRELEVLCVGLRFGKVDHYVVLKNKNKAILQLDSPKSAHSMYTFLKQYPYTMGEHTLTCGLSPHGEAAEAEPVEKEVKQEEPGQGSSGLKKYPEGSGVVQRAAANPPVEPSVAQRGPVPISHVKDEMSAEQTEPSEPQLERVGRESPAETAVEKVDPGAGAAVVSIQGTPPRALPGKSEAILPPPASGEGEEALKDPELLEPAAVAASEKEIKEEEEEEEEVSAPAVEAAQEVSAVGKAEEEPSDCAVKPAAGEPTGAVPEPLSPAAAAASGKVVSPIVTPVSKLEAPEHHPVPEAVKTTHETPAAQIAEKKPVLTAGAALEKKLDGAGAEPEVKPEESPTHKAGRAAEEDPEKLLVKSGAEAEKKLENTVAKVGVATENTTSAGSESSEGGAISTHQTKGTGAAKPDEPQQAVTFSSSFSVKDYSSLSKTFLKAVVSLQDISKTRFPLRRNEPSPCKGGEQKAPAKPESQGQAVEKKVAPKEEDPPQPGGSQANPGDGVGKCKVSRSSVVGGKGGNGRNSSLQEKDSRVETRASSKLSQEAESRSCSMKTETSSNKASVGGNAKTSKSGISSSAKQKEEEELFPFNLDEFVTVDEVVEEMESPVKTRRNPPRGKRKEGAKPNPSSEPGSKRRKGKSPGAARLAESQLSFVTLDEVGEGEEVTAQLMAVANLEALSDPQGLVVVDEVMEEEELLAEAVKDPQSLVTLDELSEQEELRPPRGLPGCVFEEADLKAEPLVTVDEIGEVEELPLNEPTELSLEEVLKQKEDEKVGAEDAGDGGSSQVPDDPSALVTVDEIQEDNEENPLLTLDEVNEDEDDFLADFNRLKEELNFVTVDEVGEEDEEEENTCPEKNLNEDEGTEDVVAIAGPEEEDIGGVAGPEEEDIVAVAGPEEMEILGETGPEEDIIATSKSKVAQLGSGDKDPESKRKKTSPSDAAKPLSTPKDLDYLVPKAGFFCQICSLFYADETSVKNHCKTPLHQQNMEKFMAQQEAEEKEGEERSSR, encoded by the exons ATGTTTAGCCCCAGAGGAACTTTACCTCAGAGGCCGAGAGGACCTAATCCGTCGGGCACAAAGCCTCCGGGATCCTTTCCGGGAGGAGGTGCGGGAGGTCTCCAGAGAAAACCCGCCTCTGGAACGCCTCAAGGAGCACCGCCGCGATTTTCGGGACAGGACAGCTTTCAGTGGACGGGTTCGCAGAGGATAAACGTGCGGGTAACTCTGCACAGGGCCGACCCCAGGCAGGTAAAGGAGAAGACAAACCTCCACCAGGAGCAGAAGGGAGAGCCTCGCCCCAGCTGCTGGGACGCAAACCCCCGCCCGGCCGTGACGAGCGGGCAGAAGCCACCGGCGCCGGCACGGGGCTCGGAGCAGAACCCCCCCTCCCAGAACCGCTACACGCCGGAGAGCGCCTCCAGCATCCTCGCCAGTTTTGGGCTGTCCAATGAGGACCTGGAGGAGCTGAGTCGCTACCCAGACGAACAGTTAACACCCGAGAACATGCCCCTCATCCTGAGGGAAATCCGGATGCGGAAGATGGGCCACTCCTCGGCTCGCGCGCAGGCTCCCGGCCGGGCGGAGGAGGCGCTGGGCGGCGGGGCGAGTGGCGCAGGGGTCAAGAGCAAAGTGATCGATTACGGGCACGCCAGCAAGTATGGCTACACTGAGGATCCCCTGGAAGTGCACGGGTACAGCCCCAaggtgctgcctgcagagcctcTGGAACCACGCGTCTACAATCCCGAGGCCCCCGGcggggagaagagggaagacTTCCAACGGGAGCAGAACGTGTCCATCGCCGTCCCGTCCTCCGGCGTCTCCCAGTGTAACCCGGTGTTCCCAGTTGAAGAGCTAATAAAGCCCACGGGGTTCCAGAGCGATTCCTCAAGTACTCCGCCCTTTTTTCCGGCTGAGGCCCCGGGGAAGGTGTCCGGGTTGTGCGTGGCCCCCGCCGGACTCACCGTGGTCACCTCCATCGCCCAGCCCGCGGTCCCGCCGGTGATGCCACCCCCGATGGTGCCCCCGGTCTCCCAGCCCGCAGTGCTGCCGGTGATGCCCCCCCCGATGGTGCCCCCGGTCTCCCAGCCCGCGGTCCCGCCGGTCATGCCACCCATGATGCCACCCGTGTCCCAGCCTGCCATGCCACCCGTGATGCCACCCGTGTTGCCTCCCGTGTCCCAGCCTGCGGTCCCGCCCGTCATGCCGCCGATGATGCCGCCGATGATCACCCCCTTGGCACCCATGCTGGCACCTGTCATGCTGACTTTTGTCCAGCAGTCGATGACCCAGCACGTGATGCCGCCGATAACCCAGCCGCCTTTCACACCTGAACTCCTGGTGAGCGTGAGCCAGCACGAAAGGCtccagcaggaggctgggagcagccagccCACCCCCCCCAGCGCCCCGGGCACAGGACAGAAGCCCTTCCAGCCAAAGGCTGAGGGGCCCATTAAGTCTCCTTTTGGGATTGTGAAAGCGTCGTGgcttcctgccttcctccagCCTGATTCCCAGAAGACAAAAAGATTGCCCACTCCCTCAATGATGAATGACTACTATGCCACATCTCCAAGAATATTCCCACATATGTGTTCTCTGTGTAACATTGAATGCACTCATATGAAG GACTGGATTCTGCACCAGAACACCTCCTCTCACATTGAAAGCTGCCGCCAGCTACGGCAACA GTACCCTGACTGGAACCCTGAGACTCATTCCTCCAAGAG aAATGCTGCAGACAGGAAGGAAAACCAGACCCCCAAGCGCcgctccagctctgccagccccagccccaggagatCCAGGTTCTCCAGCTACGGCCCCCGGCGCTCACGTTCCAGGTCCAGGAGCCCTGGGAGGTTCCGACCCAGGCCCAGGAGCAGGAGCCCGCGGCCCGTGCGACGCCTCAGCCTCAGGCACAGGTCCAGGTCACCCCAGAGATCCAGAAACCCCCTGAGAACCAACCCCAGACCTCAGAGGTCTTCCAGTCACGACTGGTCATCCAGGAGGCCGTCCCGATCCCAAG ACAGAAAGTCAGCTCTGGAGGCAGTAGTGAAGAGTCTGGGGCCTGGCTTTGTGGCAGAGTTCAACAAACACAgatccctgcaggcagctgggcagggctcCTCGGGCTCAGGGAGATCCTCACCCTCCCACGGATCCTCAGGGAAGAAGCCTGGGAGCACCAAGAAGCCCTTGAAAACAAGTGGTTCTGTCAAGGCTTCCAAGAAAGAGGGGTCAGGTTCTTCATCTCCTGAAACTGATGATTCATCCCAAaataaagaagcagaagagaatgAAGAAGACCCCACAGGAACCAGTGGGCCTCGTCCTGCTCCTTACAATAGG CTGTTGAGAAGGGAACTGCTCTCCTGTGGGACAGTGCTTCAGATATCTGACCTACCAGATGATGGCTTTTCAGatcaagatattaaaaagattGTTCAGCCATTTGGCAAAGTTAGTGATTTCCTTGTGCTGCGCTCCAAAAACATG GCCCTCTTGGAGATGAACTACAAAGAAGCTGTGATAGCAGCTGTGAAATATGGGAAAACAACACCAGTGCTGATCAATGGCAAACGGGTGAAAATCAGTGTGGCAGAGAAACCAAagccagctcctgcccag GCCAAAGTGAGCATCAAAAAAAAGACTCCGACTATTAAAAAAGTTGCACCAAGTACAAA aaaagacaagaaaaccaccaccaccaagaCAACCAAATCCATTACAG caGCAAAATCTGTAGATGCAGAACTTCAGATCTCAACAGAAACTGAGATGGAAATGGAGGAAACCAAGGTGTCAGACCCAAAGAGTGTGGCAGAAGGGGACAGTGCTCCTGAGCCTGGGAAGACAGAGGaggctgagccccagggtgtgaCCAGTCCCACACCTCTGCCAG agaaacttGCAGAGGTGCCTGAGGCTGCAGCGTGTGGTGTGGATGAGTGTAAAGAACCTTTCACTGAGCCAG aagcTCCAGTAGCAACTCTGAAGAGTGAAGAGCCCCCAGAACCAGCAAACCAG GAACCTGATGATGTGTGTGTGGTTGTTGTTTCCAACTTGCCTGAGAAGGGATACTCTGTGGAGGAGGTTTCCAACCTAGCAAAGCCATTTGGAGGCCCAAGGGATGTGCTGATTTTATCATCTCATAAAAAG gcatatatggaaataaatagaaaatctgCAGATTCCATGGTTAAATTTTACACCTGCTTTCCAATGTCAGTGGATGGAAACCAGCTCTGCATCAGCCTGCTGCCCCAGTATCAGACAATAAAAGATGAA GAAGCAATATTTACTGCTATAATTAAAGATTCTGACCCTCAG GTCAATACTGAAACTCTACATAACCAGTTTGTGCACCTTGGGAACTTGCCAGCTGATGGGTACAGAGAGCTGGAAGTGCTTTGTGTGGGGCTGCGTTTTGGGAAAGTGGATCATTATGTTGTCCTGAAGAATAAAAACAAG GCCATTCTGCAGCTGGACAGCCCCAAGTCTGCCCACTCCATGTACACCTTCCTGAAGCAATATCCCTACACCATGGGGGAGCACACCTTGACCTGTGGCTTGTCACCCCATGGAGAGGCTGCTGAG GCAGAACCTGTGGAAAAAGAAGTGAAGCAGGAGGAGCCAGGCCAAGGAAG cTCTGGCTTGAAAAAATATCCAGAGGGATCAGGAGTGGTGCAAAGAGCAGCTGCTAATCCTCCCGTAGAGCCCAGTGTGGCACAGAGAGGACCCGTTCCCATCTCTCATGTCAAGGATGAGATGTCAGCAGAGCAGACAGAGCCCTCTGAGCCCCAGCTGGAGAGAGTGGGAAGGGAGTCCCCTGCAGAGACAGCTGTGGAGAAGGTGGaccctggagcaggagctgctgtggtgTCCATCCAAGGCACCCCCCCCAGAGCCCTCCCGGGGAAGTCAGAAGCCATCCTGCCACCGCCTGCCAGcggggagggagaagaggcacTCAAggacccagagctgctggaacctgctgctgtggctgcatcAGAGAAGGAGAtcaaagaggaagaggaggaggaggaggaggtctctgctcctgctgttgAAGCAGCACAAGAGGTGTCTGCAGTGGGCAAGGCTGAAGAGGAGCCCTCAGACTGCGCCGTGAAGCCGGCAGCGGGGGAGCCAACAGGGGCTGTCCCTGAacccctgtcccctgctgctgctgcagcctcagggaAGGTGGTGTCACCCATTGTCACACCAGTGAGCAAGTTGGAGGCTCCTGAACATCATCCTGTTCCTGAAGCTGTGAAAACCACACACGAAACGCCTGCGGCTCAGATAGCAGAGAAGAAACCCGTGCTGACAGCTGGGGCAGCCTTGGAGAAGAAACtggatggagctggagcagagccagaggtGAAACCAGAAGAGTCTCCTACACACAAagctggaagagctgcagaggaggaCCCTGAAAAGCTTTTGGTCAAGAGtggggcagaggcagagaagaaaCTTGAAAATACTGTGGCCAAGGTTGGAGTTGCCACAGAAAACACCACGAGTGCTGGCAGCGAGAGCAGCGAGGGAGGTGCCATCAGCACCCATCAGACCAAAGGAACAGGAGCAGCAAAACCTGACGAGCCCCAGCAAGCAGTGACATTCAGCTCCTCTTTCTCTGTCAAGGATTATTCCTCTCTGAGTAAAACGTTTTTAAAGGCTGTGGTTTCTCTTCAGGATATATCAAAGACAAGGTTTCCACTGAGGAGAAATGAACCTTCACCCTGCaaaggaggggagcagaaggctCCTGCCAAGCCTGAGAGCCAAGGCCAAGCAGTGGAGAAGAAGGTGGCACCCAAAGAAGAGGAtcccccccagcctgggggcAGCCAAGCAAACCCTGGAGATGGCGTCGGGAAATGTAAAGTGAGCAGAAGTTCGGTGGTTGGTGGAAAGGGAGGCAATGGGAGGAATTCATCTCTGCAAGAGAAGGACTCCCGAGTGGAAACTAGGGCTAGTTCAAAACTGTCCCAAGAGGCAGAGAGTAGATCCTGCAGCATGAAGACAGAGACCAGCAGCAATAAG GCTTCTGTTGGTGGCAATGCTAAAACTTCAAAAAGTGGCATTAGCAGCAGTGCAAAGCAAAAGGAG GAAGAAGAGCTCTTCCCGTTTAACCTGGATGAATTTGTCACCGTGGATGAGGTGGTGGAGGAAATGGAATCTCCCGTTAAAACCCGGAGGAACCCCCCCAGGGGCAAGAGGAAAGAAGGTGCCAAACCCAACCCCTCCTCTGAGCCCGGCTccaagaggaggaaagggaagagccCCGGGGCAGCACGGCTGGCTGAGAGCCAGCTCTCCTTTGTCACCTTGGATGAAGtcggggagggggaggaggtgacTGCCCAGCTGATGGCAGTGGCTAATTTAGAAGCTCTGAGTGACCCCCAGGGCCTGGTGGTGGTGGATGAAGTGAtggaagaggaagagctgctggcTGAAGCCGTGAAGGATCCCCAGTCCCTGGTGACCCTGGATGAGCTCTCTGAGCAGGAGGAGCTTCGGCCTCCCCGGGGCCTCCCCGGGTGTGTCTTTGAGGAGGCAGATTTGAAAGCTGAGCCCTTGGTAACCGTGGATGAAATCGGGGAGGTGGAAGAGCTGCCCCTGAACGAGCCCACGGAGCTGAGCCTGGAGGAGGTGCTGAAGCAGAAGGAGGATGAGAAGGTGGGTGCTGAGGATGCTGGAGATGGGGGCTCCTCTCAGGTGCCAGATGATCCCAGTGCCTTGGTGACAGTCGATGAGATCCAAGAGGACAATGAGGAGAATCCTCTCCTGACTCTGGATGAAGTcaatgaagatgaagatgattTCCTGGCTGACTTCAATCGCCTGAAGGAGGAGCTGAACTTTGTGACAGTGGATGAAGTtggagaggaggatgaggaagaggaaaacacTTGCCCGGAGAAAAACCTGAATGAGGATGAAGGCACTGAAGATGTTGTTGCCATTGCAGGACCAGAAGAAGAAGACATTGGTGGTGTTGCAGGACCAGAGGAGGAGGACATTGTGGCTGTTGCAGGAccagaagaaatggaaattctGGGAGAAACGGGTCCAGAGGAAGATATTATTGCAACCTCAAAGTCAAAAG TGGCTCAGCTGGGATCAGGAGATAAAGACCCAGAGTCTAAGAGGAAGAAAACGTCTCCTTCAGATGCAGCAAAGCCACTGAGCACCCCAAAAG ATCTGGATTACCTTGTCCCCAAGGCTGGCTTTTTCTGTCAGATCTGCTCACTCTTCTACGCAGATGAGACCTCTGTGAAAAACCACTGCAAGACCCCCCTGCACCAGCAGAACATGGAG AAGTTCATGGCccagcaggaggctgaggagaaggaaggggaagagaggagTTCGAGGTGA